The Gemmatimonadota bacterium DH-78 region GCATACATCCGCTTTCAGCGCACCGCGCCCGACGTCCGCGATCCCTACCAGATCTACGCCTTCCTGCACCTGATGCGGGAGGAGGGACGAATCGGCGACTACCTGCCCGAGGCGGAGGGCGTGGACGACTGGACCTTCGAACTCGCCGCCATGAAGGCGGTGTCGGACGCCTGGCTGCTCGGCCGCGCCTACTTCGACCTGGCGCCCTACGCGCTGCTCGACGAGGTGATGTACGCTTCGGAGGCGGGCTACCTGCCCGAGCTGCTGCTCGCGCTGCGTCCCGGCGAGTTCGAGGAGGCCCGCGCCGGTCTCGACCCGGTGCGAGTGGCCGCCTTCGAGGCCTGGTATCGCGAGACCTTCGGGGAAGACCCGCCGGGGAACGCCTGACGGTGAACCCCGACGAGCGCCCCGTCTCGCTCGAGATGGAGCCCGAGGAGATGCGTCGCCTCGGGTATGCCGCGATCGACGCCCTGGTCGACCGCGCGCAGGGGCTGCGCGACGACCGGCCCTGGCAGGGCGGCACCCGGCGGGAGCTCGAACCGCTCTTCCGCGAGGACTGCCCCGAAGAGCCGGGAGACGCCGACGCCGTGCTGCGCCGCGCGATCGACGACATCCTGCCCCGCGCGGGGCGAATCGACCACCCGCGCTTCTTCGCCTTCGTGCCCTCGTCCCCCAGCTGGGCGGCGCTCCTCGGCGACCTCCTGGCCACCGGCTTCAACACCTTCCAGGGCACCTGGCTCGAGTCGGCCGGCCCGAGCCAGGTCGAGCTGGTGGTGCTCGACTGGTTCCGGCAGTGGCTCGGCATGCCCGAAGGCGCCGGGGGGCTCTTCACCAGTGGAGGGTCGGCGGCGAATCTGGGCGCCGTGGTCGCGGCCCGGGAGGCGGCCGGTCACCCGGAGCGGCCGGTGGTCTACCTCTCCGATCAGAGCCACAGCTCGGTGGAGCGCGCCGCCCGCATCGCCGGCTTTCGCGAGGAGCACCTGCGCCGCATTCCCTCCGACGACGGCTTCCGCATCGACCCCGCCGCCCTCGACCGGGCGCTGGCCGACGACCGCGCCGCCGGTCGCACCCCGGTGCTGGTGGCGGCCAACGGCGGGGCGACCAACACCGGGGCGGTCGACCCTCTGCCGGTGCTCGCCGACCTGTGCGAGGCCCACGGCTGCTGGCTGCATGTCGATGCGGCCTACGGGGGCTTCGCCGTGCTGGATCCGCGCGGCCGCGCCGCCCTGACCGGTATCGAGCGGGCGCACAGCATCACCCTCGACCCCCACAAGTGGCTCTTTCAGCCGTACGAGACCGGGTGTCTCCTGGTGCGTGATCCCGCCGACCTGACGCGGGCCTTCCGGGTGCTGCCCGAGTACCTCCAGGACACCGACCTCGGCTTCGAGCAGGTGAACTTCGCCGACCGCGGCCTTCAGCTCACCCGGGCCTTCCGGGCGCTGAAGGTGTGGACCGCGCTCCAGGTCCACGGCCGGCGCGCGCACGCCGAGGCGATCGGCCGCGCCCTGGATCTGGCGATCGAGGCGGAGGCGATGCTGCGCGCCCACCCCGGGGTGGAGATCCTGTCGCCCGCCTCCCTCGGCATCGTCTGCTTTCGCCTGCGCCCCGAGGGCGCCGTGCCCCAGGCCGACGAGGCCGCGCTCGAAGCCCTCAATCGCGCGGTGCAGGACGCCGTGGTGGACGAGGGCACGGCGATGATGTCGTCCACGCGGCTGCGGGAGCGCTACGCCCTGCGCCTGTGCATCCTCAACCATCGGTCCACCCGCGACGACGTCCGCGCCGTGGTCGAGCGCATCGCGGCCCTCGGCCGCGAGCGCATGGAGCTCGCGAGAGGCTGATGCGCGGGCCCTTCGCTCCCGGCATCTGGATGCTCCACGTGGGGCTGGGGGCCATGCTGCTGGTGGGATTGGGACTCCACCTGCGCCTCGAGGCGGGCCTGATGGAGTCCCTCTTCACCGGGTTCCTGCTCTTCACCCTGCCCATGCTGTCGGTGCTGCAGCTCTCGCTGATCGACGGCGACACCTTCGACCGGCCGGGCATGTATGCGGGTTCGGCGGTGACGCTCGTGGTGCTGACCGTGGTGGCACTGATCGTGGGTGCGCTGGGGCCGGGCATGGAGTCGATGGCGCTGCGGGGCGCGCCTCCGAGAGAGGTGGCGATCGCGACGGGGTGGCTCGCCCTGGGCACCGCGCTGCTCTTCCTGGCCTTTCTCGGCGTGGAGCGGGTGGCCTCGATCGAGGAGCATCCGCTGCTCGCTCAGCTCATTCCGCGCACGCGTCACGAGCGCCGGCTGTTCGCCGGGCTCTCGGTGGTGGCGGGTCTCGGGGAAGAGGTGGTGTTCCGCGGCTTCCTGCTGGCGGTGCTGGTGCCCGCGCTGGGCGACCCGTGGACGGCGCTGCTGGTGTCGTCGCTCGCCTTCGGGGTGCTGCACGTGTACCAGGGCCCGTGGGGGATCGCACGCACCGCGCTGCTCGGGGCCCTGTTCGGCGTGTCGGTGCTGCTGCACGGCACGCTCTGGCCGGCCGTGATCGTGCACGTGCTGTACGACTGGTTCGGCGGGCTCGTCTACGGGCCCCGCACCCTGCCGCCGTCCGATTCGGACCGTCGGGGTCGTTCTCTCGACGAGTGGGCCTGAGCGTCGTACCGGGGAACCCGAAAACCTTCAGTCGACCCCGGGGTAGGGGCCGATACTGGCAGAGGTGAGCGTCGGAAGCCGACCGCGACGGAAACGATCGCCGGGCTACGACCGTAGGGATTCACGAGGTGCCGACCATGATCCTGCACTGCAACTACGAGGAGCTCCAGGCTCTTCGCTCGGGTGCCGAAGCCGCCCTGAGCGACGACGTCCCGGGAGAGTGCGCCATCGCCGCGCCCTCGCGGGTGCGGAGTCGTGTGGAGGCGCTGCTGCCCACCCTGGTCGGCGATCTGTCGATCGCGACCCTCGCCGAGCAGGAAGCCTGCGAAGAGGCGGTTCGGGCGATCCTCACCTGCCAGAAGTCGGAGATGGACGCCGCGGTGCTCGCCGCGCACCCGGCCGCCGAGATCGCGGTGGCCGCCTACTTCGACTACGCGCACACCCGGGCCGTGCTCGGGCGCCTCGAAGAGATGGGGCGCCACATGCGGGCGCTGATCGAGGTGGTGACCGGTGGGCCGGCGAGCGACGAGATCGCGCTCACCTTCGCCTTCCCCGACTGATCCGGGAACCGCCGCCGGTGCCCGCGCGTTCTCACGGTCGATGACCGACCGTACCGCGGCTCTCGTCCGCATGCTCGAACGCCGGCCCGACGACACGCGGCTGCGCTTCGGCCTCGCCCTCGAGTATCTCAACTCCGATCGTCTCGAGGAGGGGGTGGAGCAGTTGCGCGCCTACCTCGCCGCCACGGACGACGAGGGCAACGCCTGGGGTCGCCTGGGCGACGCGCTCTTCCGGATGGGGCGGGACGACGAGGCGCGCGAGGCCTTCGAGCGCGGTATCGAGGCTGCCGAGGCCCACGGTCACCCGACCATGGCCGAGGACTTCCGTGACACCCTCCGCGACCGAAGCTGAGATGGCCGCCCCGGAGGCGAAGCGCTCGGAGCTCTTCGAGGCGGAGATGCTTCCGCACCTCGACGCTCTCTACCGCTTCGCCCTCCGGCTCGCGGGCGACGCCGACCAGGCCGAAGACCTCGTGCAGGAGACGGTGCTGCGGGCGTGGCGCAGCTTCGAGCGGTACCAGCCGGGTACCCGGGCCAAGAGCTGGCTCTTCACCATCTGCCGCAACGTCTTTCTGCGGCAGCGGGAGCGCGGCCAGCGGCACTCCGACATCGTCGAGCGCGAGGCGCCGCGGAGCGATCCCGCGGGCAGCGTGGACGTGGTCAACCCGCTGTGGGTGGATCTGCGCGACAGCGACCCGGAGGGACGGTTCTTCGCGCGCATCGTGGACGACGAGGTGCTCGGCGCCATCGACGCCCTGCCCGAGGAGTACCGCATGGCGGTCGTGCTCTCGGATCTCGAGGGACTCGACTACCGCGAGATCGGCGAGGTGATGGGCGTGCCGGTGGGCACGGTGAAGAGCCGGCTGTTCCGGGGTCGGAGACGACTCCAGAAGGCCCTGTACGAGTACGCGGTCGAGATGGGCTACATCGCGCCCCGCGAGACCGCGCCATGAGAGATCGGATCCAGCCGGGGCTCGACCCCCGGAGGAGGAACGGATGTTGATCGACCGATTGAAGCGATTCTTCGGCCGGCAGCCGGCGGAGTGCGAGTCGTCGTCGTCGGAGATGGTGTCGTGCCGCGAGGCACTCGAGCGCATTCAGGAGTTCGTCGACGGCGAGCTGACCGGGATGAGCCGCGAAGAGGTGGAGGCCCACTTCGAGGTCTGCACCCGCTGCTACCCGCACCTGGCCCTCGAGCACAACTTCCGGGAGCGGGTGAAGGCGGCGCTCGAGGCCGACGGCATGCCCGACGACTGCCGCGAGCGGGTGATGTCGCGCCTGCGCGCCGAGGGCTGCGACCAGGTCGGCCCTCGTCAGCCTCCGTCGTAGCGGAGCGCATCCACCGGCTGGATCGCGAGGGCGCGGCGCGCCGGAATCCAGCAGGCCAGCAGCCCGGCCACCGCCGTGCCGGCCACCAGTGCGGGAAAGAGCCACCACTGCGCTTCGGGCACCGCGAACACGAAGAGGCGCATCCGGGTGAAGGCGAGCCCGACCCCGGCTCCCACCACGGCGCCCAGGGCGAGGATCACGCCCGACCGTCGCAGGATCGACGAGAGCACCGCGCCCCGCGCCTCGCCCAGGGCCACGCGGATGCCGATCTCGCGGGTGCGGCGCGTGACGGAGAGGGAGACGATCGCGTAGATCCCGGCGAGCGACAGCAGCAGGGTGATCGCACCGATCGCGCTCAGTCCCGACGAGAGGGCCGCCAGTGCAGCCCGGTTCTCGGCGCCCACCTCGCCGAGGCGCACGACCTGGGTCAGCCTCAGTGCCGGGTCGAGGGTGTAGACCTCGCGGCGCAGCACGGGGGCCAGCGCCGCGGGGTCGCGGTCGACACGGACCGCCATCCAGGTCGACCGCAGGGCCCGGTGGGGCAGGTAGACGCCGCCGGTGCCCGTCGCGCCGGCCACCTCCATCACGTCGGGCACCACGCCCACCACCGTACGCCAGGGGTGCGTGGCGGGGTCGGGGTCGCCGCTCTCGGGCAGCACCCGGAGGCGTCGCCCCACCACTTCGCTGGACCCGAAGCGCGCGGCGGCGAAGGCCTCGGTCACGAGAGCCACGGGAAGGGCGCCGGCCGCCAGGTCGTCGGGGTGGAAGTCGCGACCCGAGGTGGGCGTCTGCTCCAGCACCTCGAGCAGCCCCGGGCCGATCGTGGCCACCGGGGTGCGCGGCGCGTCCGCCGGGGTCGGGCCGCCCTCCACCTCCACCGGCTCGGGCCAGGGCGAGGTGCGGGGCAGGTCGCCGGCGAAGCCGACCGCCCGCACCTCCGGCCGCGCCTCGAGCGAGGCGGCGAGGCGCGCCATCAGGGCGGGCAGGGAGTCGTCGGGGATCGCGGCCGTGGGCAGCGTGCTCGGCGACGGGTCCAGGCCGAAGCGGGCGGTGAGTACGCGGTCGTCGGGCAGGTCGAAGGCGGGGTCCACGTAGCGCCGGAAGCCCTCGGCGAAGAGCAGCGCGCTGCCCAGGAGAGCGACGGAGAGGGCTACCTCCGCCCCGATCATCACGCCTCCGAGACGCCCGATCCGGGCCGAGGCGCCGCGGGTGCCGCGCAGCGCGTCGCCCGGGGCCGACCGGGTGGCCTTCAGGGCCGGGGCGACGGTGGCGACGACGGTCGCGAGCAGGGCGAGAAGCACCACGGCCGCAGCGGTGTCGGGCGCCACGTGGAGGTCCACCCAGAAGGGCAGCTCGTCGAGCAGGCCGTCGTAGAACTCGAGAACGGCCCCGGCCGCCGCCAGCCCCAGCACGGCGGCGAGTGCGGCCATCACCAGCGACTCCGCGAAGAGCTGGCCCACGATGCGGGCGCGAGAGGCCCCGAGAGCGGTGCGGACCGCGAGTTCGCCGCTGCGCTGCGAGGTGCGGGCCATCACGAGGTTTCCGACATTCGCCGCGATCACCATCAGCACGGCCACCAGGATCGACAGGAAGGTGGCGATGCCCAGATAGATCTGCGGAGTGACGAGAATGTGGGCCAGCGGTCGCACCCGGAAGCGGAGCGGAACGAGGCTCGGGTCCGCGCCGACCCGCTGATCGGAGAGCTGCTGGAGACGAGCGCCCGCGGCCTCGACTTCGGCCTGCTCGCCGAGGATCGCGATGAATCGGCTCCCCGCGGGGCTCTGACCGGCCGTGGCCGTGCCCACCTCGGGGTGGGGAAGCCACAGCTCGTTCTGGTCCGGAAAGCCCGCCTCGTCGGGGAGCACGCCCACGATCACGTGGTTCACCCCGGTGATCTCGAGGGTGCGGCCGATCACCTCGGAGTCCCCTCCGAACCGACGCTCGTGCAGGCTGCGTCGGATCAGCGCCACCGGCGCGGCCCCGGAGCGGGCGTCGTCGGCCACGAGCAGTCGCCCGAGCACGGGACGCCAGGGAAGATGCCCGAAGATGCCCGGCGTGACGCGCGCCGCCTCCACGGCCTCCACCCCGCCGTCCGCCCCGCCGAGGGCGATGTTCACCGACTCCGAACGGGCCTCGCCGAGGTAGGCGAACTGCGACACCTCGGTGGCGAAGGTGAGCAGGCGGTCGGGATCGATGGGGGTGCGAGAGCCGGTGTCGGCGGCGTACGACTCGATGTTCACCCAGCGGTCGGCGTCGGCGAAGGGCAGCTCGCCGAAGATGCCCTGGCGGAAGACGCTGAAGCCGCCGGCCACGAGCCCGATGCCGAGGCCGAGAGCGATCACCGAGGTGGCCGTCATCACAGGCTGGCGCGCGAGCAGGCGGAGGGCGAGTCGCAGCTCCACCCGCGAGAATCCGCCGCGACCGGCGAGGGCCCGGGCCGCTCCGCGCGCCCCGTGCACCAGCACCGCCGTCGAGCCCTCGGCCACCGTCAGCAGCCAGGCGAGCAGCCCGCCCCAGCGCGCGTGGCGCCGGCGGTGCAGCTCCTCGAGATCGCCGACCACATCGTCGACCCGGTCGGCGGCGACCACCGCCTCGAGCAGGGCCACCAGCCAGCGGGGGGCCATCACGCCTGCTCCGGATCGGTGGCGAGACCGTCCCACATGCGCTCGAAGGCCGACCGCGACTCGTGGA contains the following coding sequences:
- a CDS encoding zf-HC2 domain-containing protein, which produces MLIDRLKRFFGRQPAECESSSSEMVSCREALERIQEFVDGELTGMSREEVEAHFEVCTRCYPHLALEHNFRERVKAALEADGMPDDCRERVMSRLRAEGCDQVGPRQPPS
- a CDS encoding sigma-70 family RNA polymerase sigma factor — translated: MAAPEAKRSELFEAEMLPHLDALYRFALRLAGDADQAEDLVQETVLRAWRSFERYQPGTRAKSWLFTICRNVFLRQRERGQRHSDIVEREAPRSDPAGSVDVVNPLWVDLRDSDPEGRFFARIVDDEVLGAIDALPEEYRMAVVLSDLEGLDYREIGEVMGVPVGTVKSRLFRGRRRLQKALYEYAVEMGYIAPRETAP
- a CDS encoding ABC transporter permease, whose protein sequence is MAPRWLVALLEAVVAADRVDDVVGDLEELHRRRHARWGGLLAWLLTVAEGSTAVLVHGARGAARALAGRGGFSRVELRLALRLLARQPVMTATSVIALGLGIGLVAGGFSVFRQGIFGELPFADADRWVNIESYAADTGSRTPIDPDRLLTFATEVSQFAYLGEARSESVNIALGGADGGVEAVEAARVTPGIFGHLPWRPVLGRLLVADDARSGAAPVALIRRSLHERRFGGDSEVIGRTLEITGVNHVIVGVLPDEAGFPDQNELWLPHPEVGTATAGQSPAGSRFIAILGEQAEVEAAGARLQQLSDQRVGADPSLVPLRFRVRPLAHILVTPQIYLGIATFLSILVAVLMVIAANVGNLVMARTSQRSGELAVRTALGASRARIVGQLFAESLVMAALAAVLGLAAAGAVLEFYDGLLDELPFWVDLHVAPDTAAAVVLLALLATVVATVAPALKATRSAPGDALRGTRGASARIGRLGGVMIGAEVALSVALLGSALLFAEGFRRYVDPAFDLPDDRVLTARFGLDPSPSTLPTAAIPDDSLPALMARLAASLEARPEVRAVGFAGDLPRTSPWPEPVEVEGGPTPADAPRTPVATIGPGLLEVLEQTPTSGRDFHPDDLAAGALPVALVTEAFAAARFGSSEVVGRRLRVLPESGDPDPATHPWRTVVGVVPDVMEVAGATGTGGVYLPHRALRSTWMAVRVDRDPAALAPVLRREVYTLDPALRLTQVVRLGEVGAENRAALAALSSGLSAIGAITLLLSLAGIYAIVSLSVTRRTREIGIRVALGEARGAVLSSILRRSGVILALGAVVGAGVGLAFTRMRLFVFAVPEAQWWLFPALVAGTAVAGLLACWIPARRALAIQPVDALRYDGG
- a CDS encoding aminotransferase class I/II-fold pyridoxal phosphate-dependent enzyme; the encoded protein is MNPDERPVSLEMEPEEMRRLGYAAIDALVDRAQGLRDDRPWQGGTRRELEPLFREDCPEEPGDADAVLRRAIDDILPRAGRIDHPRFFAFVPSSPSWAALLGDLLATGFNTFQGTWLESAGPSQVELVVLDWFRQWLGMPEGAGGLFTSGGSAANLGAVVAAREAAGHPERPVVYLSDQSHSSVERAARIAGFREEHLRRIPSDDGFRIDPAALDRALADDRAAGRTPVLVAANGGATNTGAVDPLPVLADLCEAHGCWLHVDAAYGGFAVLDPRGRAALTGIERAHSITLDPHKWLFQPYETGCLLVRDPADLTRAFRVLPEYLQDTDLGFEQVNFADRGLQLTRAFRALKVWTALQVHGRRAHAEAIGRALDLAIEAEAMLRAHPGVEILSPASLGIVCFRLRPEGAVPQADEAALEALNRAVQDAVVDEGTAMMSSTRLRERYALRLCILNHRSTRDDVRAVVERIAALGRERMELARG
- a CDS encoding tetratricopeptide repeat protein — encoded protein: MTDRTAALVRMLERRPDDTRLRFGLALEYLNSDRLEEGVEQLRAYLAATDDEGNAWGRLGDALFRMGRDDEAREAFERGIEAAEAHGHPTMAEDFRDTLRDRS
- a CDS encoding CPBP family intramembrane glutamic endopeptidase, coding for MRGPFAPGIWMLHVGLGAMLLVGLGLHLRLEAGLMESLFTGFLLFTLPMLSVLQLSLIDGDTFDRPGMYAGSAVTLVVLTVVALIVGALGPGMESMALRGAPPREVAIATGWLALGTALLFLAFLGVERVASIEEHPLLAQLIPRTRHERRLFAGLSVVAGLGEEVVFRGFLLAVLVPALGDPWTALLVSSLAFGVLHVYQGPWGIARTALLGALFGVSVLLHGTLWPAVIVHVLYDWFGGLVYGPRTLPPSDSDRRGRSLDEWA